A window of Anolis sagrei isolate rAnoSag1 chromosome 13, rAnoSag1.mat, whole genome shotgun sequence contains these coding sequences:
- the VWA1 gene encoding von Willebrand factor A domain-containing protein 1, which translates to MGSSSSSQALLCLLFLHVALGETLLPRGSQPSVPDLEGDLLFLLDSSGSVSYYEFSRVKEFIGDLLRPFTFGPHDVQTGIVHISTVPSLEFPFDRYLSSGAVQHAVRGIHQKMGDTNTGKALSFAKEKLFTEEAGARPDVPKVMVWVTDGFSTDDVSHPMRLLKDMGVTVFIVSTGRGNYLELSAAASQPPEKHLHFVDVDDLTIITKELRNAITGVMQAKRLRATEITSSSFRITWPPLLTRGTGYYVLEYAPNGDPRRKLTRQMPGDHTSAVVHNLQPETTYEVVLVPESNEKYIPPQVTRVTTSEEVISPAQVLISDSKPHSVRVSWSPTPESVSSYQLLYGPLPGNAIQLVEVKGSLNSTVLEDLAANTTYLVTVSAIYKSGKEKALSAKACTQEENSKIKHLRFEDMSPTTIKASWDAADGNVAGYRVRCRRQAGPSTLLSVSPQIHSVLLSDLAVGSTNKVCVRPVYKNLPGKGLCRMVHMQPASIPRGYRHRRERKH; encoded by the exons gTTCCCAGCCCTCCGTTCCCGACCTGGAAGGGGACCTTCTCTTCCTCTTGGACAGCTCCGGCAGCGTCTCCTACTACGAGTTCTCCAGGGTCAAGGAGTTCATTGGGGACCTCCTTCGCCCCTTCACCTTTGGGCCCCATGACGTCCAGACGGGCATCGTCCACATCAGCACCGTGCCCAGCCTGGAGTTCCCTTTCGACCGCTACCTCTCCAGCGGGGCGGTCCAGCACGCCGTGCGCGGCATCCACCAGAAGATGGGCGACACCAACACcgggaaggccctctccttcgccAAGGAGAAGCTCTTCACGGAGGAGGCCGGCGCCCGGCCCGACGTGCCCAAAGTCATGGTGTGGGTCACCGACGGCTTCTCCACGGACGACGTGTCCCACCCCATGCGGCTGCTGAAGGACATGGGGGTCACCGTTTTCATTGTCAGCACCGGGAGAGGGAACTACTTGGAGCTTTCCGCGGCGGCCAGCCAACCCCCTGAGAAGCACCTGCATTTTGTGGACGTGGACGACCTGACCATCATTACGAAGGAACTGAGGAATGCCATCACAG GGGTCATGCAGGCCAAGCGTCTCCGTGCGACGGAAATCACTTCAAGCAGCTTCCGCATCACTTGGCCACCGCTCCTGACCCGCGGCACTGGGTATTACGTCCTGGAGTATGCCCCAAATGGAGACCCCCGGAGGAAACTGACCAGACAGATGCCCGGCGACCACACCAGCGCCGTCGTGCACAACCTCCAGCCGGAAACCACTTACGAGGTTGTGCTCGTACCGGAGTCGAACGAGAAGTACATCCCTCCGCAGGTCACCAGAGTCACCACTTCGGAAG AAGTGATCAGCCCTGCACAGGTCCTCATCTCGGACTCCAAGCCCCACAGCGTTCGGGTCAGCTGGTCCCCGACCCCAGAGAGTGTGTCCAGCTATCAGCTCCTCTATGGCCCTCTGCCTGGGAACGCCATCCAGCTGGTGGAGGTGAAAGGAAGCCTGAACAGCACCGTCTTGGAGGACCTGGCGGCCAACACCACTTACCTGGTGACCGTCTCAGCCATTTATAAGTCGGGCAAAGAGAAAGCGCTCTCCGCTAAAGCCTGCACCCAGGAAG AGAACTCCAAAATCAAGCATCTCCGCTTTGAGGACATGAGCCCCACCACCATCAAGGCCTCCTGGGATGCGGCGGACGGCAACGTGGCTGGCTACCGGGTTCGGTGCCGGCGGCAGGCGGGCCCTTCGACCCTCCTCAGCGTCTCGCCTCAGATCCACAGCGTGTTGCTGTCGGACCTGGCGGTGGGCAGCACCAACAAAGTGTGTGTCCGGCCCGTCTACAAAAACCTGCCGGGGAAAGGGCTGTGCAGGATGGTCCACATGCAACCAG CTTCTATCCCCAGAGGCTATCGGCACCGGAGGGAGCGTAAGCACTGA